Proteins encoded in a region of the Oncorhynchus gorbuscha isolate QuinsamMale2020 ecotype Even-year linkage group LG16, OgorEven_v1.0, whole genome shotgun sequence genome:
- the LOC124000841 gene encoding ras-related protein Rap-2a-like: protein MSLEVKEKTEVRLVFLGAAGVGKTALISRFLLDTFEPKHRRTVEELHSKEFDIGGAKVTIHIMDTSGSYSFPAMRKLCIQNSDAFALVYAINDPDSLEAVKSLRDEILAVKEDKFTPIVVVGNKTDRHGERTVSSEDVLSTVELDWNNSFLETSAKENNNVLEVFRELLQQANLPSRLSPALRRRRETFPKDGNKRPPMNKTNSCLIS from the coding sequence ATGTCTCTAGAAGTGAAGGAGAAGACTGAGGTGCGTCTGGTGTTCCTGGGTGCGGCTGGCGTGGGAAAGACGGCCCTGATCAGCCGCTTCCTCCTGGACACATTCGAACCCAAGCACCGGCGCACCGTGGAGGAACTGCACAGCAAGGAGTTTGACATCGGAGGGGCCAAGGTCACCATCCACATCATGGACACCAGCGGCAGCTACTCCTTCCCAGCCATGAGGAAGCTCTGCATTCAGAACAGCGACGCGTTTGCCCTTGTGTACGCCATCAATGACCCGGACTCCCTGGAGGCTGTCAAGAGCCTGCGAGATGAAATCCTGGCGGTCAAAGAAGACAAGTTCACACCCATCGTGGTGGTCGGCAACAAGACGGACCGGCATGGCGAGCGGACGGTGTCCAGCGAAGACGTGCTGTCCACTGTGGAGCTGGACTGGAACAACAGCTTCTTGGAGACGTCTGCCAAGGAGAACAACAATGTACTGGAGGTGTTCAGGGAGCTGCTGCAACAAGCCAACCTGCCCAGCCGGCTGAGCCCCGCACTGAGACGACGCAGGGAGACCTTCCCCAAAGACGGCAACAAACGGCCCCCCATGAACAAGACCAACAGCTGTCTCATTTCCTAA